One genomic region from Bactrocera tryoni isolate S06 chromosome 3, CSIRO_BtryS06_freeze2, whole genome shotgun sequence encodes:
- the LOC120769987 gene encoding proton-coupled folate transporter-like: MVAATMTEQKERSILDTPDGIGLSFEQLTFDTEGNCLPPAYLPTTSPNEKEFAEEPSAEDPLKPESKPKKRRRHMTVEFPLLLMFIALMLGGSVMLNQELYQACTAVYNFNETDCEPLRGIIPKTPEAKILENHIQPYVARISMINSILHNVWPGLLVLFVGPWSDKFGRRPVLLATFGAYFIGYTITTTLVYFSKTLALNPWFYLLGGLPSTIVGGNCTMMAVIFCYISDVSDADSKPKRMFYVDIVMGVGVVFGNVISSYLLRLTNVATVCATAGMLVFIALLYIIIFIEESLDVEKTTLSHKAKSFFDVRLIRDLVKTCVARRPNYGRAIIGCTISVLMVTHLIMYGEFGVFYLFLRTKFNVTLQQFTYFNAITITIKMIGCSVAFAIFRKFFKLPFAVVAMIGMVGSILDHLGRGWAQSFWQMYMVSSFGIISGITGPMLQALVALAVPPNELGKVYALASCFKTLAPLISAPLYTYVYNRTLTFYPGFYNFISAGLMVECFIVLIVINNYERRVAAKKSKTDAENGEEEKPQTEKPQTEKSPSDLET; the protein is encoded by the exons ATGGTTGCTGCAACAATGACAGAGCAAAAGGAGCGCAGCATACTCGACACACCCGATGGCATTGGCTTGTCTTTCGAACAACTCACATTCGATACGGAGGGCAATTGCTTGCCACCGGCATATTTGCCAACCACATCGCCAAATGAAAAAGAGTTTGCAGAGGAGCCATCAGCGGAAGACCCGCTTAAGCCGGAGTCAAAGCCAAAAAAGCGTAGACGTCATATGACCGTGGAATTTCCGCTTTTGCTAATGTTTATTGCTTTAATGTTGGGCGGTTCTGTGATGTTGAACCAAGAACTTTATCAAGCTTGTACAGCCGTTTACAATTTTAATGAGACGGACTGTGAACCACTGCGCGGGATTATACCCAAGACGCCGGAGGCAAAG ATACTCGAGAACCATATTCAACCTTATGTTGCTCGAATTAGCATGATAAATTCCATATTACATAACGTATGGCCAGGACTGCTCGTGCTATTCGTGGGACCCTGGTCAGACAAATTTGGGCGTCGACCAGTGCTACTGGCAACCTTTGGAG CCTACTTCATTGGTTACACTATAACGACTACATTGGTATACTTTTCGAAAACACTCGCACTTAATCCCTGGTTCTATCTATTGGGCGGCTTACCATCTACCATTGTCGGCGGCAATTGCACAATGATGGCTGTCATCTTTTGCTATATATCTGATGTCTCCGATGCGGATAGTAAACCAAAACG TATGTTCTATGTGGATATAGTTATGGGCGTGGGTGTAGTGTTCGGCAATGTAATTAGTAGTTACTTGTTACGCCTCACGAATGTGGCCACAGTTTGTGCGACTGCTGGCATGCTGGTGTTCATCGCTttattgtatataataattttcatagagGAAAGCTTGGATGTTGAGAAGACCACATTGTCG CATAAAGCTAAGAGCTTCTTTGATGTGCGCTTAATTAGGGATCTCGTTAAGACCTGTGTGGCACGTCGTCCAAATTATGGACGCGCTATAATTGGTTGCACCATATCGGTACTGATGGTAACCCATTTAATAATGT ACGGTGAATTTGGCGTATTCTACTTGTTCTTGCGCACCAAATTCAATGTGACATTACAGCAGTTTACCTACTTTAATGCcattacaataacaattaaGATGATTGGATGTAGCGTAGCCTTCGCAATATTTAGAAAG tttttcaaaCTGCCTTTTGCCGTCGTTGCTATGATCGGTATGGTTGGCTCTATTCTAGATCATTTAGGCCGTGGTTGGGCGCAGAGTTTCTGGCAAATGTATATGGTCTCGTCATTCGGCATTATATCGGGCATAACGGGACCTATGTTGCAAGCGCTCGTTGCACTTGCCGTGCCACCAAATGAACTTGGTAAAGTTTATGCGCTGGCATCTTGCTTCAAAACGCTCGCACCGCTAATTTCTGCTCCCTTGTACACATATGTCTACAATCGTACGCTGACTTTTTACCCTGGTTTTTATAACTTCATTAGCGCTGGACTTATGGTGGAGTGTTTCATAGTATTGAT TGTGATAAATAATTATGAACGACGAGTTGCTGCCAAAAAGAGCAAAACAGATGCTGAAAATGGAGAAGAGGAAAAACCGCAAACTGAAAAGCCTCAAACAGAAAAGTCTCCGTCAGATcttgaaacataa